In the genome of Impatiens glandulifera unplaced genomic scaffold, dImpGla2.1, whole genome shotgun sequence, one region contains:
- the LOC124917825 gene encoding putative nuclease HARBI1, protein MNFNVGDSSSSDDENTMMIINDHRKKQEMLYRAMTNNNMIIQQLLEQQNHQILNGGSVPGHIVINRDREAADRRLYNDYFSDNPLYNDTMFRRRYRMSRSLFLRIVDTVKDHDGYFQQRSDNIGRLGLSPIQKITSVFRMLAYGVPADATDEYIKIGESTAIESMKRFCRAVVEIFGERYLRRPTTNDISRLLYVGKKRGFPGMLGSLDCMHWKWKNCPTAWAGQYAGRSGKPTIILEAIADYDLWIWHAYFVLPGTNNDINVLESSHLFSNLTQGISPPAHYVIQGKEYNMGYYLADSIYPKWSTIVQTIHEPRGPKKKHFAMKQEACRKDVERAFGVLQSRFSIVAGPVRYWRKEVLHDIMTTCIILHNMIIEDERDLNAPIEIEMETLSSEVEMVRNENTRFQDFISRYENIRNKEAHIELCNALIDHLWEEYTNSENL, encoded by the coding sequence ATGAATTTCAACGTTGgcgattcttcttcttcagatgATGAGAATACTATGATGATCATAAACGATCATCGTAAAAAGCAAGAAATGTTATATCGTGCTATGACTAATAACAACATGATCATCCAACAACTTCTTGAGCAACAAAACCACCAAATATTAAATGGTGGTTCAGTTCCTGGACATATTGTTATCAATCGTGATCGGGAGGCTGCTGATCGTAGGttgtataatgattatttttcagATAATCCATTGTACAACGATACCATGTTTCGTCGGAGATATCGAATGTCTCGCTCATTGTTCCTTCGGATTGTTGATACGGTCAAAGATCATGATGGCTACTTTCAACAACGATCAGACAACATAGGCAGACTTGGATTATCTCCAATACAAAAAATAACATCAGTTTTTCGTATGTTGGCATATGGTGTTCCAGCAGATGCCACAGATGAGTATATTAAAATTGGAGAGTCTACTGCAATTGAAAGCATGAAAAGATTTTGTCGAGCTGTGGTTGAGATATTTGGCGAGCGTTATCTTAGAAGGCCAACAACAAATGATATTTCTAGGCTTCTCTATGTTGGCAAGAAACGTGGATTTCCTGGAATGTTAGGAAGTTTAGATTGCATGCATTGGAAGTGGAAAAATTGTCCTACCGCGTGGGCTGGACAATATGCAGGCCGTAGTGGAAAGCCTACGATCATTCTTGAAGCAATAGCCGATTATGATCTTTGGATATGGCATGCATATTTTGTTTTACCAGGCACCAACAACGATATAAACGTGTTAGAGTCATCTCATCTATTCTCGAATCTAACTCAAGGTATTTCTCCTCCAGCTCATTATGTAATCCAAGGAAAAGAATATAACATGGGTTATTATTTAGCGGATAGCATATATCCAAAATGGTCTACCATTGTGCAAACAATTCATGAGCCACGTGGCCCGAAGAAAAAACATTTTGCAATGAAACAAGAAGCATGTAGAAAAGACGTTGAACGTGCATTCGGAGTTCTTCAATCACGTTTTTCCATTGTAGCAGGACCGGTACGATATTGGAGAAAAGAAGTGTTGCATGATATAATGACTACATGTATAATTTTGCATAACATGATTATTGAGGATGAACGTGACCTCAATGCACCTATTGAAATTGAAATGGAAACGCTTTCGTCGGAGGTCGAAATGGTGAGAAATGAAAATACTCGATTTCAAGATTTCATATCTCGGTatgaaaatataagaaataaagaagCCCACATTGAACTTTGTAATGcattaattgatcatttgtGGGAGGAATACACCAATTCCGAGAATTTATAA